The following nucleotide sequence is from Bactrocera oleae isolate idBacOlea1 chromosome 2, idBacOlea1, whole genome shotgun sequence.
CTtccttatttcaataaattaattactattcttatataaatgaaaacgtctactaaattaaataaatttcaaaataaaaaccaatttaAGAGAGCATTAGCAAAGGGAGCAAGTAAAAAATAAGAGAGCGGCATCTTAAAAGAAACGTATAACTTTATACCAAGCTATCTGTTTTCTCTCCCACTCGCTTGCATTAGCGTGGTCTGCTATCACAGCGATTTTACCTATATCCAGCTCTAATAGCTAACTTTTGCGCTAATGATGGATAATATTAGCATCGTTTATTATGCCTCAAGATGAAGCTAAACATTCCACACATATTACGCTGCGGGGATGATATTGAGAAACGGCTGAGATCGCGGCGAGCCAGTTAAGTAGCCTAGTAACCGAGAAAGAAAACCCACAATGAAGAAACAGTAACATACAACTTATTTAGTAGCAAACCATGAAATTCATTGTTCAATTATGTAATAATCGAAGCTTTCACTTGCATCACCAACGGCGCCAAGCGTCAACACCATCGTCATTGCCGTCATCAGCACCAACTCCAGCGCTATTGTTGTCCACGTATAACAACAAAGCAAATggtgcgttttttttttatattttatttcacgcTGGTTTTTGTATTGAGCTTTTCAATCTTTACAATGCATTAGGAGGCGTTGCGGCTTTACGTTTTTCGCTGCCGCAAATTTTGTAGTTTGTCTTTATTTCTTCgtttttactgttgttgttcGTAATTATACTATGTTTTGGGTTATTTCCTTCAACTTGCATATCTCATGTatatttggttaatatttttgcttttggtgCTTGAAGAAGGCTCTCTGACTGATTTATTTATGAAGTTTACTCGATATTGGTACGTTTTTAGTTGCTAAGGAATTATATTCCGAAACGTCCATTGTAatgaaagttaaatatttttaggattCCTAACCCCTGATTTTGatatcttttaaaataatttaatgtgaTCTTGCTTTATTTGAATTCAGTGTTTTTATTGAATTCCATAAAGTAGGTAAGCGCATACATTCCTCATCAATAAGTAAGACACACctatattgaattttaatttaattttttattgcaataaatatttaactttttttattatagaaaggttaatgtaatattttttccgACAAATATCGTaggaaaatttttacaaaaacataaaagtttactaaaaattttcttgCACTATTTTGATATCAAGAATTAGGCTTATCCCGTATACTCTAATATACGAATTAATGCTCGACTGAAACTGCGTCCATATTGCTTGCTTCTTGCTCGGCTAACGGTACTATTTACGCTTGTATGACGATTATGCGCTTTGTTTTGACTAGAGGGTGGTGAGGCAGAGCGAATTCTTTTGGTTCTTACGCGTGTATTCTGCTGAATTTGCGTttgaacaatatttcaaaatttgtaattcaaagtaaaatatataaaagcaaaattcGTACAAATAAGCATAAatgtcatataaataaatattaaatggaaaagtttttcttCAAGCTACTTAAACGATGAGTTGTAGTGCTATATAGGAGAAAGGAACTATAAGGTTCtagaaaatcaaatatttttataatgagcattttaaataaatattagtaaacaaataaaataaataaatatacataaatatgtattactcGTTAGTGATAAGTGTGCAGTGCTCGCGagtaagaaaaacaaaagctaGTTTGATTATATACAGTCGAGTCTTCTTAATTGTAAGCATTTTTTAACCTTctccaatttaaaatttttttattaaaattttttttttttttgcatctagtcatggcattaaattttaatattatttttccatttcttGCATTGTTTTTCAATAAGAAATTTTCTGTATAAGCTTAAATAAAAACTGCGTTTGCCAAAATTATATTCAAGCTGAATTCAATACTTAAACAAattcaataataaacaaaaaatttaattttatatacaagtatattgagaAAAAACGATATAAATGCTCtcgaaaagtagaaaaaatcgataaattaaaaataaaaatacatttttactaaaaaaattaaaatatttaacaaaattgaaattattaaaaaaatattgaaaaatagtaaaagtcGATACAtctgatatatgtatatcgatatataatatataatacaatataatataattttctacaTTCAacttttcctacagggtacaATGTGCTTATAGCCAGTGTAGTACTAATAGTTGTGGTTGTAGTTGTGCCAATAGTAGTAGTactagtagtagtagtagtggtAGCATGCCTTTAGGCGTTAACTTACCGTGCGGCGACCCTTGTAAGCGTTCTTGTAGAATTCATTGAACAAGAAGAAGAACATCACAGCGTGCATACCGATCCACCAAACGAACGCCTTTGGATAGTTGCAATCGATGAAGAGCAATTGGAAGGCGTGCACCATGATCAGCACAAATTGTACCTGAAGAAAGCGAGagtaaaaaaaagataataatattatatttattatatgtgtgtatatatttgtgtaagtAAATTAATACTTTACCATTTGCAGTGTGGTCAAGTACTTCTTCCACCACAAATATTTCTGGAACTGTGGACCCATGGCCGAAAACATATAGTACGTATACATAACGATGTGCACGAATGTGTTGAGCAGACCGAAGAAAGTGCTGTGACCACCTGTTTGAAGGGAGAGAGCGGAGAGGGAaaagtaaatatacatacatatatatatatatattttttttaaagagtgAAAACATAATTATGCAAGTGCGAAAGTTGGAGGTCAGTTGTAACGCTACACTTGCACGTACGGTACATTTGACTATGAGTatatatgtgggtgtgtgtttgtgtttacgCACCTGGTGTGAACTTGACACCAAACCAGACAGACATCGGCATGCAGCCGTGATGGATGACATGCAGCGTTGTTACTTGACTCGTCTTCTTGCGCAGCACAAAGAAGATCTGCAAAAAGCGAATAACAAACACAATTACATACAATcgttgacacatttttggtaataaataattttatgtatactATATTCATAGGAGCACCATCTTTTGTAGGAAGTAAGCgttcaaatatgaaaaaataataatagtgctGTCACGTGCCAAAGTTATaagaaattttaagttttttgataATCTTTTCAGTATTATTTGTAACTAATTACTATATGTTTCACAAATTTGCAagattatttatatgaaatcatttCATTCATCACGATCACAATAGATATATTTTGACTTGTCtgctttttcgtttttatatgcTAACACTATTAGACCCTGAGTaattagtttgccacgaagtttgtaacaacccgACACAACCGTCGGAGGCCTcataaagtatatacaagtatgtatgaatattagagtggttaaaaaaactaaagtatTTTTCGCTTGTTACTCTGAAGAAGTGGTTGATAGATAGTTCTAAGAGTTTGtctaagtatgagctcttaattacAACGGGAACGTCCTCCGCTTTACAgtgttctatttttttcttattatcagatagaaaaatttatatctcgcttttaaatacttaaaaaaatattttgttttatggaTACTATAGAAAACTTAATGCTTTTACGATTTTTTAGTCTatttaaccgtttaaaagatattaacggtgtAAGTTTTACTGTTCCAAggcaaaattgtttttttttcttttgacttTTATAGCTCAAtggaaaaattcattttaatttgcaaagctcataattttgtagaaaatttactgCTTTACAAAAACTGCCTgtaaaatttttcgattaagttaagcATTTACAAGATATTTATTGTCAAACATCAATGcctatcaacataataaaaaacaaaaaaaaacgttaacttcggttgtactgcagctataatacccttcacaaatacaaaaggtttcttagaagaacttgatttcgattgttcagtttgtatgacagctatatgctatagtggtccgatatcggccattccgacaaatgagcagcttcttagtaaaaaaaaggttacatgctaaatttaagaacgatagctcaaaaactgagagactagttcgcgtatatacagacggacagacaaatggacatggctaaatcaactcagcttatcatgctgattatttatgtatatatgatatagggtctccgacgtttctttctgggtgttacgaacttcgtggcaaactatattaagtatataccctgttcagtgtataaaaaaagACCATgtttgtagagcagtaaatttcgtACCAGACAATGAGCTTTgccattaaacattttttttcattgagttataaaattcaaaagagtaaaaaaaatttgttttaaaagagTCAAACTTCAATCGTTAATACCACCATCCACGATTTGAAATTTGCTATTGCATTCACCTAGATATTAACTTCGACtaaaaaaaatgcgtttaaGCGCTTTAATACACACAAAAGTcgataaacaaaaatacaagaaaacCAAATAAATCTCATGCAATGGTAACCGTATATGCTGTACAACA
It contains:
- the LOC106618957 gene encoding very long chain fatty acid elongase AAEL008004 isoform X5; this translates as MALIMKYIDSMQRYMDSHGDSRTKDWPMMSSPFPTLAVCLTYVYLVKVLGPRLMENRKPFQLQNTLIFYNAVQVIFSAWLFYEIAFSGWLTGHYNFRCQPVDYSNNPRTLRMVHACWWYYFSKFTEFMDTIFFVLRKKTSQVTTLHVIHHGCMPMSVWFGVKFTPGGHSTFFGLLNTFVHIVMYTYYMFSAMGPQFQKYLWWKKYLTTLQMVQFVLIMVHAFQLLFIDCNYPKAFVWWIGMHAVMFFFLFNEFYKNAYKGRRTNTRVRTKRIRSASPPSSQNKAHNRHTSVNSTVSRARSKQYGRSFSRALIRILEYTG